One stretch of Urocitellus parryii isolate mUroPar1 chromosome 12, mUroPar1.hap1, whole genome shotgun sequence DNA includes these proteins:
- the Cmpk2 gene encoding UMP-CMP kinase 2, mitochondrial produces the protein MAFAGRPRAALLLWRLSGQLRAWRGLCALAMARPRCFALELRDCTLAHFALGEEGSDARPDPSLAELLGPPGRSYSLCVPAAADGDCGARVQAARVHQNLQRQLRSDPFQRCQLHRLLCYCPGSQAQGMQHGFLLRDPCDCLDTRRALLELLGKFQEAERPHLGEFEADSQGVLWQRVWVLQESGQLQVGCARVLPTLEPPLHPVVPHLLSSVVFRDLDTARAILETCTSSIPEAQAVLDVVDKCPRRVQRGKFPVIAIEGLDATGKTTVTQAVSKSLKAVLLYSPPSCIGQWRKTFDDEPTIIKRAFYSLGNYIVASEIAKASAKSPVIVDRFWHSTATYGIATELSGGLQHLPPAHHPVYQWPGDLLKPDLVLLLTMSPEERAQRLRDRGLEQTREEAELEANSVFRQKVELSYRRMENPGCLEVDASPSREKVLQTVLGLIRNTFQDL, from the exons ATGGCCTTTGCCGGGCGCCCGCGCGCCGCACTGCTGCTCTGGCGGCTCTCAGGGCAGCTGCGCGCCTGGCGCGGGCTCTGCGCTCTGGCCATGGCTCGGCCGCGCTGCTTCGCTCTGGAGCTGAGGGACTGCACTTTAGCTCACTTCGCTCTGGGCGAGGAGGGCTCCGATGCACGCCCTGACCCCAGCCTGGCTGAGCTGCTGGGGCCTCCGGGGCGCAGCTACTCGCTGTGTGTGCCGGCGGCCGCGGACGGCGACTGCGGGGCCCGAGTCCAAGCGGCTCGGGTGCACCAGAACCTGCAGCGCCAGCTGCGCAGTGACCCCTTCCAGCGGTGCCAGCTGCACAGGCTGCTCTGCTACTGCCCAGGCAGCCAGGCCCAAGGCATGCAGCACGGCTTCCTGCTGCGCGACCCCTGTGACTGCCTGGACACCCGGCGCGCTCTGCTAGAACTGCTGGGCAAATTCCAGGAGGCTGAGCGTCCGCACCTGGGGGAGTTTGAGGCCGACTCGCAAGGTGTACTGTGGCAGCGAGTCTGGGTACTGCAGGAGAGTGGGCAGCTGCAGGTGGGCTGCGCACGTGTCCTACCCACCTTGGAGCCCCCGCTGCATCCAGTGGTGCCCCACCTCCTCAGCTCGGTGGTCTTCCGGGACCTGGACACTGCCAGGGCTATTTTAGAGacg TGTACGTCCTCTATTCCGGAAGCCCAGGCAGTTCTTGACGTGGTTGACAAGTGCCCAAGGCGGGTCCAAAGAGGAAAGTTCCCAGTCATTGCCATCGAAGGACTGGATGCCACTG GTAAGACCACGGTGACCCAGGCAGTCTCCAAGTCTCTCAAGGCTGTCCTCTTATACTCACCACCCTCTTGCATTGGCCAATGGAGGAAAACCTTTGATGATGAACCAACTATTATTAAAAGAGCATTTTACTCTTTGGGCAATTACATTGTGGCTTCTGAAATAGCTAAGGCATCTGCCAAGTCTCCTGTGATTGTAGACAG GTTCTGGCACAGCACAGCCACCTATGGCATAGCCACTGAGTTGAGTGGGGGTCTGCAGCACCTGCCTCCTGCCCACCACCCCGTATACCAGTGGCCAGGGGACCTGCTCAAGCCTGACCTCGTCCTGCTGCTCACCATGAGTCCTGAGGAGAGGGCACAGAGGCTGCGGGACCGGGGCCTGGAGCAGACCAGAGAAGAGGCTGAACTTGAGGCCAACAGCGTATTTCGTCAGAA
- the Rsad2 gene encoding S-adenosylmethionine-dependent nucleotide dehydratase RSAD2, which yields MRMLLPSALAARLLGAFRQPLLHSLWRGLAPLLYWLRAAFWWPGTGKGQQPVGERAEGSQEEEADGDLPITPTSVNYHFTRQCNYRCGFCFHTAKTSFVLPLEEAKRGLLLLKEAGMEKINFSGGEPFLQDRGEYLGQLVKFCKQELLLPSVSIVSNGSLIREKWFRDYGDYLDILAISCDSFDEEVNVLIGRGQGKKNHVENLQKLRKWCNDYRVAFKINSVINRFNVDEDMNEQIKALNPVRWKVFQCLLIEGENCGDDALREAQRFVIGDEEFEEFLERHKGVSCLVPESNQKMKDSYLILDEYMRFLNCRSGRKDPSMSILDVGVEEAIKFSGFDERMFLKRGGKYVWSKADLKLDW from the exons ATGAGGATGCTGCTGCCCTCCGCTCTGGCTGCGCGCCTGCTGGGCGCCTTCAGGCAGCCCCTGCTGCACTCGCTCTGGAGGGGCCTGGCCCCCCTGCTGTACTGGCTGAGGGCAGCCTTCTGGTGGCCAGGTACAGGGAAGGGACAGCAGCCGGTCGGAGAGAGAGCTGAGgggagccaggaggaggaggcggaCGGCGACCTGCCCATCACCCCCACGAGCGTCAACTACCACTTCACGCGGCAGTGCAACTACAGGTGCGGCTTCTGCTTCCACACGGCCAAGACGTCCTTCGTGCTGCCCCTGGAGGAGGCCAAGAGGGGGCTGCTCCTGCTCAAGGAAGCCG GGATGGAGAAGATAAACTTCTCTGGCGGAGAGCCCTTTCTTCAGGACCGGGGCGAGTACCTGGGCCAGCTGGTGAAGTTCTGCAAGCAGGAGCTCCTCCTGCCCAGCGTGAGCATCGTGAGCAACGGCAGCCTGATCCGGGAGAAGTGGTTCAGGGACTACG GTGACTACTTGGACATTCTCGCCATTTCCTGTGACAGCTTTGATGAGGAAGTCAACGTCCTTATTGGCCGTGGCCAAGGAAAGAAGAACCATGTGGAAAATCTTCAAAAGCTGAGAAAGTGGTGCAATGATTACAGAGTGGCTTTCAAGATCAACTCTGTCATCAACCGGTTCAACGTGGACGAGGACATGAACGAGCAGATTAAAGCCCTGAACCCTGTTCGCTGGAAG GTGTTCCAGTGCCTCCTGATTGAGGGCGAGAACTGTGGAGACGATGCCCTGAGAGAAGCACAAAGATTCGTCATCGGTGACGAAGAGTTTGAAGAATTCTTAGAGCGTCACAAAGGAGTGTCCTGCTTGGTGCCCGAGTCCAACCAGAAG ATGAAAGACTCCTACCTTATCCTGGATGAATAT ATGCGCTTTCTGAACTGCAGAAGTGGCCGGAAGGATCCTTCCATGTCTATCCTGGACGTTGGAGTGGAAGAAGCTATAAAATTCAGTGGGTTTGATGAACGTATGTTTCTGAAGCGAGGAGGAAAGTACGTCTGGAGCAAGGCCGACCTGAAACTGGACTGGTGA